One window of the Streptomyces sp. ITFR-21 genome contains the following:
- a CDS encoding DUF3000 domain-containing protein: MAAVTGHLGDEAPFLFRHAVESLRTARLRPEVRIEEVAAPRRLAAYAYALEATVLADGEELADGRLVLLHEPDGHDAWHGDFRLVTLVRAELEPEMAGDPLLPEVSWSWLTGALATRGADYQEPSGTISRASSHYFGAIGDRRDDTQIEIRASWTPRDRPGGTGPDAAAHLVAWCDLLCACAGLPPAEGPEVPPRGAAGVLPLPKRRT; encoded by the coding sequence ATGGCAGCGGTTACCGGGCACTTGGGCGACGAGGCCCCCTTCCTTTTCCGGCACGCGGTGGAGAGCCTGCGCACCGCGCGGCTGCGGCCGGAGGTCCGGATCGAGGAGGTCGCGGCGCCGCGTCGGCTCGCCGCGTACGCGTACGCGCTGGAGGCCACCGTGCTGGCCGACGGCGAGGAGCTGGCCGACGGGCGGCTGGTGCTGCTGCACGAGCCGGACGGCCACGACGCCTGGCACGGCGACTTCCGGCTGGTCACCCTGGTGCGGGCGGAGCTGGAGCCGGAGATGGCCGGCGACCCGCTGCTGCCCGAGGTGAGCTGGTCGTGGCTGACGGGCGCGCTGGCCACGCGCGGCGCGGACTACCAGGAGCCCAGCGGTACGATCTCGCGGGCTTCGTCGCACTACTTCGGGGCCATCGGGGACCGGCGGGACGACACGCAGATCGAGATCCGCGCGTCGTGGACGCCGCGGGACCGGCCGGGCGGCACGGGTCCTGACGCGGCGGCACATCTGGTGGCCTGGTGCGACCTGCTGTGCGCGTGCGCCGGGCTGCCGCCCGCGGAGGGCCCGGAGGTGCCGCCGCGGGGCGCGGCCGGGGTGCTGCCGCTGCCCAAGCGGCGTACCTGA